One segment of Spirosoma oryzicola DNA contains the following:
- a CDS encoding toprim domain-containing protein: MTKFDELKERFPNLIPVQELRANVSIVELAIQYGYEPQLHKGKSRPVLEHPTYKDTIIIKNPQDASTQVYQRAGDFTDSGTIIDFVRNRLSTVFSTFNRPGEHEFRNITSVLYDYLRIDPNHINQNRKATGVLSDAGPKQQFAKEQFDIRALESNNYLTKRNIAPQTIDRPEFAKKVVAQIAYFNPETGHTDGLVTVKEHPERKYLTFTNVAFPYYNGLSSEITGLELRNENIKLHAPGSDRFSSVFISNPPPKPERFYIMESAIDALSHQQLRSIKGDDKFNAVYFSTGGQLSPQQVNTITRYITSFDKSPDWSINLGFDNDVKGHRFDLQFIQQLIATKFPMSPTTGGINRVSYLLPEGESHQSIQKALLGRIDAYNQNVQAQFVSSDQDKLGQQELTTQQIVISRSGNQIAVSIPESAPALSAFSRDLLELTGYNQRIAVSKACGKDFNEDLTRQVRQGQRYKYSIVDEAGHNLYNGNVANLMAKTLSHLKHQAEGDGQNKTFTIMERLPFGFQRPQAVLKVEKGEIISATQTPEFNKQLQLEKNQRSGLDTKQERKILNPESKPVLGQSPQPPQQDDQPKLKR, from the coding sequence ATGACTAAGTTTGATGAATTAAAAGAGCGCTTCCCGAACCTGATTCCTGTCCAGGAATTACGGGCTAATGTATCAATTGTAGAACTAGCCATTCAGTATGGCTACGAACCACAACTTCACAAAGGGAAGAGTAGGCCGGTCCTTGAGCATCCTACCTACAAGGACACAATCATTATCAAGAATCCGCAGGATGCCTCGACGCAGGTCTATCAACGTGCTGGTGACTTTACCGATTCAGGTACCATTATCGACTTTGTGCGAAATAGACTATCTACCGTTTTTTCGACGTTCAATAGACCCGGCGAACACGAGTTTCGCAATATCACCAGTGTGCTCTACGATTACCTGCGGATTGACCCTAACCATATCAATCAAAATCGAAAGGCAACCGGTGTACTTAGTGATGCAGGTCCCAAGCAGCAATTCGCCAAAGAGCAATTTGATATTAGGGCGCTGGAGAGCAACAACTACCTTACCAAGCGGAACATCGCTCCTCAGACGATTGATCGGCCAGAGTTCGCAAAAAAAGTTGTTGCTCAAATTGCCTACTTCAACCCTGAGACAGGTCACACTGATGGACTGGTGACAGTCAAAGAGCATCCGGAGCGTAAATACTTAACCTTTACCAATGTAGCTTTTCCTTACTACAACGGGCTTTCTAGCGAAATTACAGGCCTAGAACTTCGCAATGAAAACATCAAGCTGCACGCTCCCGGAAGCGATCGCTTTAGCAGCGTCTTTATTTCGAATCCCCCACCTAAGCCTGAACGGTTTTATATTATGGAAAGCGCGATTGATGCGCTCTCTCATCAGCAATTGAGAAGTATAAAAGGGGATGACAAATTCAATGCCGTTTACTTCTCGACCGGTGGACAGCTTTCACCTCAGCAGGTGAATACAATTACGCGCTACATCACATCATTCGACAAATCACCCGATTGGTCAATCAACTTAGGCTTTGATAACGATGTGAAGGGACACAGATTTGACTTACAGTTTATCCAACAGTTGATAGCGACCAAGTTCCCCATGTCGCCGACCACCGGAGGTATTAACAGAGTAAGCTATCTATTACCGGAAGGTGAATCACATCAGTCGATTCAGAAGGCGCTACTTGGTAGGATCGACGCCTATAATCAGAATGTTCAAGCTCAGTTCGTAAGTTCCGATCAGGACAAGCTAGGCCAGCAAGAACTTACAACTCAGCAAATCGTCATTAGTCGATCTGGGAATCAAATTGCTGTTAGTATACCCGAGTCAGCACCTGCGCTATCAGCTTTTTCTAGAGACCTTTTAGAGTTGACTGGGTATAATCAGCGTATCGCAGTTTCAAAGGCCTGTGGTAAAGACTTCAACGAAGATCTAACTCGCCAGGTAAGGCAAGGGCAGCGTTATAAGTACAGCATTGTCGATGAAGCAGGACATAACCTCTATAATGGCAATGTGGCTAACCTAATGGCTAAAACCCTTAGCCATCTTAAGCATCAAGCCGAAGGGGATGGACAGAATAAAACATTCACCATCATGGAGCGATTGCCATTTGGGTTTCAACGACCCCAGGCAGTATTGAAGGTGGAAAAGGGAGAAATAATAAGTGCAACCCAAACCCCAGAATTTAACAAACAGCTCCAACTTGAGAAAAACCAACGGAGCGGCTTAGACACAAAGCAGGAGCGTAAAATACTGAACCCCGAAAGCAAGCCGGTACTTGGGCAGTCCCCCCAACCCCCACAACAAGACGACCAACCCAAACTTAAACGCTAA
- a CDS encoding YWFCY domain-containing protein translates to MRDERRNFNKINEMFMWASVVAYGLHLYIELHTYFAGHGLSHPISDKMIGGFVTASPLLKSPLWLKSFTAGSLFIFGIASTGVKSITLTKQSVATSFLVGLLLFFGTSPMLTNQWILDSLGVSVLSVVYMIVTTFGLLYILKGAQGFNRLLSFFPGGNDFNEKNETFPQEEKKIENNESINLPTRFEYKGKLHDGWINIANPFRGNAVIGKPGSGKSYVFMNSIIRQHIEKGFSMYVYDWKFSDLSLVAFNAMVKHRKKLPENMRFYCINFDNPKKSHRCNPLDPIYLPQVDDAYESAKIMMLNMNKTWIGKEGDIWADSAINYTTAILWFLRTYDKGQYCTFPHLVEMMTIDYRKVFPVLMANPDLESYMTLFVSAFNGGAMEQLEGQVGTARSGLAKLSSPSIYWAMSANDFTLDINNPKAPKVLCLGNNNKKKNLYSAALGLYNARILNQINTPGQHPCSVVIDELPTLYFAGLSDLIGTGRGNNIAVTLSMQDFSQAEREYGKAEADVIKNTVGTIISGAVSGQTAKSIEELLGKNVQRKQSINIQSEDTTHGITTELQPMVPAAKLARLKTGQFVGVVAGAHGQERDLKAFNAQVIIDDKEFKAEQKVKQLPDFSIFASEGGDVAEQVKSNYYRIKSETKQLIEDELARLKIEINRPNNPSKKNGRNH, encoded by the coding sequence ATGAGAGACGAACGAAGGAATTTCAACAAAATCAACGAGATGTTTATGTGGGCAAGTGTGGTGGCCTATGGACTACATCTTTACATAGAGCTGCATACGTATTTTGCCGGACATGGGCTCTCTCATCCGATTAGTGACAAAATGATAGGCGGCTTTGTCACAGCATCGCCACTACTCAAATCTCCCCTGTGGTTGAAGTCATTTACCGCAGGCTCTCTGTTTATCTTCGGTATCGCCAGTACCGGCGTTAAATCAATTACGCTAACTAAGCAGTCAGTAGCTACCTCATTTCTGGTCGGGCTTCTGTTGTTTTTTGGCACTTCGCCTATGCTGACTAATCAGTGGATATTGGACAGTTTGGGTGTTAGTGTCCTGAGCGTAGTCTACATGATTGTTACAACCTTCGGCCTGTTGTATATACTGAAGGGGGCACAAGGCTTTAATCGATTACTGAGCTTCTTTCCGGGGGGAAATGATTTCAATGAGAAGAATGAGACATTTCCCCAGGAAGAGAAAAAGATTGAAAACAATGAATCAATCAATTTGCCAACTCGCTTCGAGTACAAAGGGAAGCTACACGATGGATGGATTAATATAGCAAATCCCTTTCGTGGTAATGCGGTTATAGGAAAGCCTGGGTCGGGAAAGTCCTACGTATTTATGAATAGCATTATTCGACAGCACATCGAAAAGGGCTTCTCAATGTACGTTTATGACTGGAAGTTTTCCGATCTGTCACTCGTCGCCTTCAATGCGATGGTAAAACACCGCAAGAAGTTACCCGAGAATATGCGCTTCTATTGTATAAACTTTGACAACCCAAAGAAATCCCACCGCTGCAATCCGCTAGACCCTATTTATTTGCCCCAGGTTGACGATGCTTACGAGAGCGCCAAGATCATGATGTTAAACATGAACAAGACGTGGATTGGAAAAGAAGGCGACATTTGGGCGGACTCCGCTATTAACTACACGACTGCTATACTCTGGTTTCTTCGCACTTACGACAAAGGGCAGTACTGCACCTTCCCGCATCTGGTCGAAATGATGACGATCGATTATCGAAAGGTATTTCCGGTACTTATGGCTAATCCGGATCTGGAGTCCTATATGACTCTGTTTGTATCAGCATTCAATGGTGGAGCAATGGAACAATTAGAAGGTCAGGTGGGCACGGCTCGCTCTGGATTGGCGAAACTATCAAGCCCTTCTATTTATTGGGCAATGAGTGCCAATGATTTCACTCTGGATATCAATAATCCCAAAGCGCCAAAAGTTCTTTGCCTTGGTAACAATAACAAAAAGAAGAATCTATACAGCGCTGCGTTAGGGCTTTACAATGCACGTATTCTTAACCAAATTAATACGCCAGGTCAACACCCTTGTTCTGTTGTTATTGACGAGCTACCGACGCTTTACTTTGCAGGCCTGAGTGACCTGATCGGCACGGGCCGAGGCAATAATATTGCCGTTACCTTATCCATGCAGGACTTTAGCCAGGCCGAACGAGAGTACGGGAAAGCCGAAGCGGATGTTATTAAAAACACGGTTGGTACTATTATCTCAGGGGCTGTTTCGGGACAGACAGCCAAGTCTATAGAGGAGTTACTAGGTAAAAATGTACAGCGAAAGCAGTCAATCAACATTCAGTCAGAAGATACCACACATGGTATCACGACAGAACTACAGCCGATGGTGCCTGCGGCTAAATTAGCTCGATTGAAAACGGGCCAGTTTGTTGGAGTAGTGGCCGGAGCACATGGACAGGAACGTGACCTAAAGGCCTTTAATGCTCAGGTTATTATTGACGATAAAGAGTTTAAGGCTGAGCAGAAGGTGAAACAATTACCCGATTTCTCTATTTTTGCTAGCGAAGGTGGCGATGTTGCCGAGCAGGTCAAAAGCAACTATTACCGCATAAAGAGCGAAACTAAGCAACTGATCGAGGACGAACTTGCTCGACTAAAAATAGAAATCAATAGACCCAATAACCCCTCAAAGAAAAATGGAAGAAATCATTAG
- a CDS encoding DUF3945 domain-containing protein — MNQTDFARTQADGLDNIAPTISQGQAAWQYAQSDNFFSPEEQAAVMRRQIEPYRDQLESKLTQLGFPPEHLAQHPAIKNALYSGQQTDPITIIVGQGIKLEGSLRVVMTEQGPDLRITPIQRELTIPQQIGDIMLSRDERQHLAKEGSLPRPFLTPENGEYVPTYLRVDPITNTVELWKVKADQLPTKLMGIDLTKDQQVLLAHGHSVKLSGLIDQQGEPFNATVSLSASKQSIQFSDLSRLDVSIKPASEFRQQLAQNNEGAKTDLTRSREVGVGSPVISNQQSEVIKSLLDSDPHQHEKSLKPRR; from the coding sequence ATGAACCAAACCGATTTTGCTCGTACGCAAGCCGATGGCTTAGACAACATCGCGCCAACTATTAGTCAAGGGCAGGCTGCTTGGCAGTACGCCCAGTCAGACAACTTCTTTAGTCCAGAAGAGCAGGCGGCTGTAATGCGTCGGCAGATTGAGCCTTACCGTGATCAATTGGAAAGCAAGTTGACTCAACTCGGCTTCCCACCTGAACACTTAGCGCAGCACCCTGCCATTAAGAATGCATTGTACAGCGGTCAGCAAACCGATCCTATAACTATCATTGTGGGGCAAGGCATAAAGCTGGAAGGTAGCCTGAGGGTAGTTATGACCGAGCAAGGCCCTGATTTGCGGATTACACCCATTCAACGGGAACTGACAATCCCTCAACAGATCGGCGACATTATGCTTTCAAGGGATGAACGTCAGCACTTGGCCAAGGAAGGTTCATTGCCTCGTCCTTTCCTTACCCCTGAAAATGGTGAATATGTTCCGACATACTTACGCGTTGACCCAATAACGAATACAGTTGAGTTGTGGAAGGTTAAAGCTGATCAGCTCCCAACTAAACTAATGGGAATTGATCTTACAAAGGACCAACAGGTACTTTTGGCGCATGGGCACTCTGTAAAACTATCTGGCCTGATCGACCAACAGGGAGAGCCTTTTAACGCAACAGTAAGCTTATCGGCATCCAAACAATCCATTCAGTTTTCTGATTTGAGCCGCCTTGATGTATCGATAAAGCCCGCCAGTGAGTTCCGTCAGCAACTTGCTCAAAACAACGAAGGGGCCAAAACGGATTTAACCCGTAGTCGTGAGGTTGGCGTAGGTTCGCCTGTCATCAGTAACCAGCAAAGTGAAGTCATAAAATCACTACTGGATTCAGATCCTCATCAGCACGAAAAATCTTTAAAACCTCGTCGTTAA
- a CDS encoding M23 family metallopeptidase: MLKKTSLLLVFGTLFAFNLSEAQDSLASKRDSMEVLLLRTAQNYGQFIRIVKAMPANSPHLSLLPSVLPINIPVEDFRVVSGFGLRLHPLLKKKRLHAGVDVKAVAGTSVKATATGYVSQAGYDHELGAFVRIQHAFGFETIYGHLEGYCVKTGQCVELNEEIGRVGNTGLSTGAHLHYAIKKNGSAIDPFQFCYLLRYRLWLYQIDKPIASGILD; this comes from the coding sequence ATGCTCAAAAAAACATCCCTATTATTAGTGTTTGGAACATTGTTTGCCTTTAACCTATCTGAGGCTCAGGATAGTCTAGCGTCCAAAAGGGACTCTATGGAGGTGTTGCTGTTGCGTACGGCGCAGAATTATGGACAGTTTATTCGAATTGTGAAAGCGATGCCTGCCAATTCACCTCATTTGTCTTTGTTACCATCGGTATTGCCAATCAACATACCCGTTGAGGACTTTCGTGTTGTTTCGGGGTTTGGACTTCGCCTTCATCCCCTTCTAAAAAAGAAACGCTTACACGCAGGAGTTGACGTAAAGGCGGTTGCAGGAACTTCCGTGAAGGCTACTGCAACAGGGTATGTAAGCCAGGCTGGATACGATCACGAGCTGGGCGCTTTCGTTCGTATTCAACATGCTTTTGGCTTTGAAACTATATATGGGCATCTTGAGGGCTATTGCGTCAAGACAGGGCAATGCGTAGAGCTAAATGAGGAGATTGGTAGGGTTGGGAATACCGGACTATCGACCGGGGCGCATTTGCACTACGCAATAAAAAAAAACGGGTCCGCTATAGACCCGTTTCAATTCTGCTACTTGTTAAGATACCGGTTATGGCTCTATCAAATTGACAAGCCTATTGCATCAGGCATCTTAGATTGA